In Triticum urartu cultivar G1812 chromosome 6, Tu2.1, whole genome shotgun sequence, the following proteins share a genomic window:
- the LOC125515332 gene encoding vegetative cell wall protein gp1-like yields MADSGDSSPHSAADDAHHHHHPDSTTTTNASPDSASAPPPAPAVPAKVRLMVSYGGRIQPRPHDNQLSYVNGDTKILSIDRPLRFPDFYARLAGLAAARGDLCVKYQLPGEDLDALVSVTNDEDLEHLVIEYDRLHLFRAPAAPGSGGSSRGGSTPRLRVFLFPVAPPPRPASPPKPPQQEPQREWYLDLKSASPPPLPQALPPQMQNQQMQQPQVMMKQEAVPVQSPPPAAPMAVPQSVVAASKTGPDYLFGFDYGFMPPPAVKVKDPAGDPPKMRENVPVEIPPKNEDRHPNPNPAADNNNNAMVSPAVSPAEFPRQIPDLEKLQLADNATQQQQPPPAPAPAPAPQAAPAPAPVVAPAAPVPAPLSRNGSDDSLTRAYPPATATPTAAAEYYVTKFPEKPPVPPPSSAPPAAAFLPVPGRYGSVAPGSGADPGPFFFIPAPPHGYYTSANPGGTSYYAVPHNNGNANGNGTAPAPAVSSAQGYPQVAYDSNGRAVYYTGLLPQYPSAVNGGGMSASSAVLGTEPSKPVAVKPTVS; encoded by the coding sequence ATGGCCGACTCCGGCGACTCCTCCCCCCACTCCGCCGCCGACGAcgcgcaccaccaccaccaccccgactccaccaccaccaccaacgcCTCCCCCGACTCCGCCTCCGCCCCGCCCCCGGCCCCGGCGGTGCCGGCCAAGGTGCGGCTGATGGTCAGCTACGGGGGCCGCATCCAGCCGCGGCCGCACGACAACCAGCTCTCCTACGTCAACGGCGACACCAAGATCCTCTCCATCGACCGCCCGCTCCGCTTCCCCGACTTCTACGCGCGCCTCGccggcctcgccgccgcccgcggggACCTCTGCGTCAAGTACCAGCTCCCCGGCGAGGACCTCGACGCGCTCGTCTCCGTCACCAACGACGAGGACCTCGAGCACCTCGTCATCGAGTACGACCGCCTCCACCTCTTCCGCGCCCCCGCCGCGCCGGGATCTGGCGGTTCTTCCCGGGGCGGCTCCACGCCCAGGCTCCGCGTCTTCCTCTTCCCCGTCGCCCCGCCCCCGCGCCCCGCCTCCCCGCCCAAGCCGCCGCAGCAGGAGCCGCAGCGCGAGTGGTACCTCGACCTCAAGTCCGCCAGCCCGCCTCCGCTGCCGCAGGCCCTGCCGCCGCAGATGCAGAACCAGCAGATGCAGCAGCCGCAGGTCATGATGAAGCAGGAGGCGGTGCCCGTCCAGTCGCCCCCTCCCGCCGCGCCCATGGCCGTGCCGCAGTCGGTGGTGGCGGCGTCCAAGACCGGCCCCGACTACCTCTTCGGCTTCGACTACGGCTTCATGCCGCCGCCCGCGGTCAAGGTCAAGGACCCGGCCGGCGATCCGCCCAAGATGAGGGAGAACGTCCCCGTCGAGATCCCGCCCAAGAATGAAGACCGACACCCCAACCCCAACCCGGCCGCGGACAACAACAACAACGCCATGGTGTCTCCCGCCGTCTCGCCAGCCGAGTTCCCTCGCCAGATCCCGGACCTCGAGAAGCTCCAGCTCGCTGACAACGCCACCCAGCAGCAGCAGCCACCACCAGCTCCTGCCCCGGCTCCGGCGCCCCAGGCCGCCCCTGCTCCTGCTCCGGTCGTCGCCCCGGCCGCCCCTGTCCCGGCGCCCTTGTCGAGGAACGGCAGCGACGACTCCCTCACCCGCGCCTACCCTCCAGCCACCGCCACCCCGACTGCCGCAGCAGAGTACTATGTCACCAAGTTCCCGGAGAAGCCCCCCGTCCCGCCTCCATCATCGGCTCCCCCTGCGGCGGCCTTCCTGCCGGTGCCGGGCAGGTATGGATCTGTTGCCCCTGGCTCTGGCGCCGACCCTGGCCCTTTCTTCTTCATCCCGGCGCCGCCCCATGGGTACTACACCAGCGCCAACCCCGGCGGCACCTCCTACTACGCCGTCCCGCACAACAACGGCAATGCCAACGGGAACGGCACCGCACCCGCCCCCGCCGTGTCGAGCGCTCAGGGCTACCCGCAGGTGGCGTACGACAGCAACGGCCGCGCCGTCTACTACACCGGCCTGCTCCCACAGTACCCTTCGGCCGTCAACGGCGGCGGCATGTCGGCGTCCTCTGCCGTGCTCGGTACGGAGCCCTCGAAGCCGGTGGCGGTGAAGCCAACCGTGTCGTGA